The sequence below is a genomic window from Lolium perenne isolate Kyuss_39 chromosome 7, Kyuss_2.0, whole genome shotgun sequence.
GGTGGCCTTTCCCGCCTTCGCCCATGCCACTTGCTCCACGCGTTCGTCGGACACGACAGCCGTGACCCCACGCCGTCGCTCGCGTCCAGCGCATCCTCCGGCCGCCGTGTGCGCGCGTGGCGTGCGTCTCCACCTAGCTCGCCCACGGTCCACACCACCCGACCAACCCAACCCAATCCGAGCATGCAACCAACACCAGTCCTTCTGCCATAGTGCACCAGCGCGCGCGGCCACCAGCCCACCATGGACGCGGCCGTCtccctgcaccaccaccaccacggcgCGCTCCCCaccgccgccacctcctcccTCCCACCCCACCACCGCTCCCTCCACCTCAAACACCCACCACCCGCCACCATCTCCACCCGCCTCGCCGCGACCTTGCCGCCATCCAGGACGCCCCGCCGCTCCTCCACCGCCCCGCCGCCCATCCCAAcgcgcgccgccaccaccaccaccagcgcCCGCGCCGCCACGGGCTACGCGGCCGCGCTGGCGGACGCGTCCCTGCGGGCCGGCACGCTTCCACGAGCCGCCCGCCACGCAAGcgcgctcctccgccgcctccacgcGCCTCCTAACGGGCAGCGCCTGGAGGAGGCCGACGGCCGGGTGAGCGCGCTGGTCAGGATGCTCGTCGCCAAGGGCAAGGGCGGCATCGTAGCCGACGTCCTCGCCGAGTTCGCAGCCATCTGCGACCGCCTGCTCGCCCCGCTGCCCGCCTCGGCCTCGGGCGAGCGCGCCCACTCACGCGCCTCCTGCTGCTACTGATCGATGCTTGCGCGttggaacattttggtttgcttcAGGAATCAGGATTGGCTTCTGGTATGAACCGCGGAAGAATCGCTGCCGGTTAATCTCAGCTTCTGATGCAACTCGATTTGCTACGATTATTTGATTATATGCTTGTGAGCAGACGGTGCTACGTTATGTTTGTCATGTCAAGCGACATGACAAGATTTGAGCTAGCTGCACCAATTCCTAACGTCGCCATGTATGCACGCATCATCACAAATCTTCGATGATCTGTTTTTTAGTTTCATTTTTTGAAACTGGTTGAACACAATACAATTGCTCAACAGAAGCCATTTGCACTAGCACATAACAAGAATTAATGATCGAAAAGGCATCGAGTTGTAGATCCATGCATCCTATATGAGTAAGGTGAGCCTTTGCGGCATTGCTAGACTTTTTGCCGCCGCACCTTTCCAACATAGATGTAATTCTCCATAAAAGGAAGGAACTACGAGAATACATCCGCGTGTTATTTATACCCTTTACTTGTATAATTTTACTTGTTTTCTGTATGCTTGTTATATAGATTGTTCACCTAGGTGCACATCTAAATAACCTATATTCTTGTTAAAGTCTTAAAATTGAAAAGATAATAAAAGGTGTTAGTTGAACCTATTTATCTGATAAAATTCAACAGAACATGTCTGATCCCAACGCTTTGTTAAGTTCCATTTGAGAAATggcttcaaacacctcttcctccATGAGGTCAGCGGTAAGAAGACCATTCACCTCTGAAGATAATTGCGGTATATCATTATTAAAATCCTCATCCATAGAGAAATTTTAGGAGCCAGTGCTCCGAACAATTTCTTATAGTATTCTATTCAGTAATAAATGCTTTGAAATTATCTCCCGTGACTATAGTTCCCTCACCTTTGTTTCAGTTGGAAGATATTTTTCTTCCTATGTTTTCCATTTGCAATTAAATGAAAATACTTAGTACTACCCACATATTTAACTTCAGCACGCTAAGCCCATTTGGTCTCTACATCTCGTCTAAGTTTAGTGATTCGTTCATTTGCATCTCCCAATGCATCCCGTTCGGATACACTTAAAGGTGTTGATTCGGCCTTAATATCTAGTTCATCAATAATAGCCTATAGTTTTTGTTGTTCTTTTTTCATACTTTCCACTTAATTTCTTTGCCTAGCCTTATAGGAAACAACGTAAATGGAGAATCTTTGTTTTGCCATCTCATTCGGCTGCCACCATCTCGTAAAAACACTCTTGCCTGAGCCAAGATAGATCAGAGATGTGCTTTGTTTCCTAGGTAACCATGCTGGCCTAAATCAGTTAACAATGGTGTATGATCATAACTTCAGCGAGGTAGTGCACGAACCCGTGCTAATGGAAGCTTATGCTCCCATTTTACACATGGTACTATTTCATCCAGCTTCTCATAGGTCCAGTGTCTCGCGCCGTTTTTCCCATGTATATTGCCGACCTAAGAGAATTTTTTTTTCACTGTTTAGAAGTTGGTTGTGTTCATTTTCTCGAAATAGGTTGTTACCTCGGTTTATAAATAAAGCAATAGCTGGTTGTGTTCATTGAGAACCCAATACAGTTGCTCAACAGAACCATGTACTACCACAGAACCAGAATTAATGATCGAAATAGGCATCAACCTGTAGATCCATGCATCCTATATGCTTGGTggctcctctttttttttttttctttgttcAGAAAAACCTGGTCAAATGAAACCAGGGGTTTCTAGACGAGGTCAGGTGAGCTCAACTGCTTGCAACTAATTCAGATAATTATTGTAGCCCATAATGGATAATGCATGCCAGTCCTATCATGTGCTCAATATAATACCTCGAGCCGTGGAGGAGCAATATCGAAACCTGAACCAGATATGAACTACAGCTAGCTGCTTCACTGTTGCTGACAAGCAGCAGTTGAGGATTGAGATTAGTTCAAACCGAAAGCAAAGGATTGCGTTGCATGTACAGATTGTCAGTTGAATTCATCAAACTAATAAGCAGACATAATCCATCCGTCGCTCGACCAATCAACGTGAACAGCGATTAAGTTAGGCACCGCGTGTGACATCTGTGATGCCTACGTACATGTCCCATCTTTCGTGCAATGCTGGTGTTTGTATATGACTTGTGCACTAATCCATGCCATAGACATATTCTGGAGCGACATGTTGACATGTCGGAGTGTTGTTTTTTTTTCATTTCACCATCGATCGAGTTGCTTTCCGATCAGAggattaattttttttttttgcgagaagatAACGATTTCACAGAAAATTCGATCTTACAGAAAAGCCCAGAAAACAGAAGAAAATACAAAGAAGTCCTTCTGAGCTCCAGCATCGCCGGCATCCCGAACGAGAGGAAGACGCGCCGCCGCCTATGCTCGTCCATACGCCTTGGATCGACGAAAGCATCCCCGTGGCAACCGGGAAGTCCTCACTCACTGCCTCCGGAGAGGTAACGCCCAGGAACATCGGCTCCGCCGCGAACCACCATGTCGTCATCTTCAAGGTCTTCACAGCCCAGAACCGCCGCCCCGCGGAAACTGGCCAGGGATTATTCTCGTGCCCAGCAGCTCCACCGAGCTCCGAACACGCAGACGACGGAAGATCGGCAGCAGAGCTCCTCAGACCTCCACCGCCGGAGAGGAAGATCTCCGTCGCAAAAAGCCACTCCGGCCGCGCCGCCCGCTCCCCAACGCCGCCAGCAAGCTCCCAAACCGAACCTACACTATATACACGCCGCAGATCGGGGCTTCCCCATCCTCCCGCTGCCGAAGCAGCAGTCGGAGGGTGAGGAACCCGCCGATCTGGCGGCGGCGAGGTGGATCGCTCGGGGACGCCCAAAAGTCGCCCTCTCTACTGTGGACGGGGAGAGGATAAGGCTCCAAGGTGCCGTCTCATTGATCAGAGGATTAATTGGGTAGGAGGAATGGAGTGGACAGGCATGGATGGCCTCATATGGATTCTAGAATGAATCATGTGGCGACTTTCTGCCTAACCAACTTTTTGAATGATGATGCCGATGCATGAGAGGAGACCACCATTGATCTTGGCAGAGAAATAAAGCTATATGTATGTACTAGAGTACTCGTACTGCGTACTCTACAATGAGTGCCGAAAGATAAAAGTGCCGGCGACACGCAGCACCTGTACGAGACAAGAGATCTACACTAAGCTATTGGATCCTTTACTACCTACAAACGTACTCCATCCGTTCTGCTTCCTCCGATCCATAGTAAGTGGCGATGAGTTAGTACAACTTTGCAAAGTTTAAATTTCCACGACAAGAGTTATGGAACGGGGAGAGTATCAGTTAACCAAGAACCCTTTGATCTTGAGAATTGACACCCTGATCCATCACGAAATCAACATTTGTTTCATGATAAAATAAAACGAGAAATGGACAGAGAATTAATCAATACCAGCACCCGCAATAGTATGAGCTAGTGATCAACCTCTCCTTCAACCACTCTCGCTATGTCACCCACATATTTATATCTTCGCGCACACGTATGTGAGATGGCATACACGCGTTGAGCTAGCTAGCGTCCGCAGCTACAGGCCGTAGCACTCATATAGAGCCATTGCTGCGGCTTGGCCAGCAGGGTTTGCATTCGTACCAGTCGCCGGAGGAGGCAAGAGCAAGGCAGAGTCGAAGGCATGGAGGAGGACTACGTGTTCAAGGTGGTGGTGATCGGCGACTCGGGGGTGGGGAAGACGCAGCTGCTGGGGCGCTTCACCCGCGACGAGTTCCACCTCGACTCCAAGTCCACCATCGGCATCGAGTTCCAGACGCGCACCGTCGTCATCGCGCGGCGGCGCGTCAAGGCCCAGATCTGGGACACCGCCGGGCAGGAGCGGTACCGGGCGGTCACCAGCGCGTACTACCGGGGCGCGCTGGGCGCCATGCTCGTCTACGAcgtcacccggcgggccaccttcCAGCACGTCGCGCGGTGGGTCGCCGAGCTCCGCGCGCACGCCGACAAGTCCATCGTCGTCGTGCTCGTCGGCAACAAGGCCGACCTCGCCGCGCTGCCGGGACGCCGCgaggtggaggttgaagaggcggAGGCTTTTGCAGAGGAGCAGGGGCTCTTCTTCTTCGAGGCGTCCGCGCTCAGCGGGGACAACGTCGAGGCCGCGTTCATGGGTCTGCTCGGGGAGATACACGCCACCGTGTCCAAGAAACGGCTGGAGGTGGACGACCAGGCGGTGAGAGGCGGCAGTGATGGTGTCGCCGACGTGTTGGTGCTCAAGGGGCTGTCGCTGTCTCAGGAGCTGTCCATGATGGAAACCAGCGCCATGAAGACACCAAGCAGGTGTTCCTCATGCTCCTGATACGATTTAGCGCATGTCTGACGGATCGAACAATTCTTAAGACTGAGTAGACAAGCTGTCACTCATTAGTCATTTctctttattttttctttcgtccAGCAAAGAAATAGATTGTTCTCTTGGTGAGAAAGAAGATATCAGCAGAGATATAACAGGTCTATCTTCTCTAGTCTACCAGCTCATGGCTGATGAATTCAACAGTTCATTATTGAGTGAAGAACAACGCATCTCATCAGTGTTATCTGTCTCAGCGAGTGCTCGGTTCTCTCGAAGAGTAAAATTGAACTGACATAATTAAGGTGTGTGAGTAATCAGATGAAATGAAAAGCACCGTGTTTGGGAAGAATCGAAGGGCACATTTCTTCAATATGTGTATACAGTCTACCCTAAGTAGTTAAGTTTCATAAAAAAAAATTACAAGACGACCAGAACAAGTGTTCCACATAACGATaaatttctgttttttttttaccaCACAGAAGGATGGAACTTGAACATCAGTGCGAGCTTTGCCAGCTGCAATTAACTTCAAAAAAACCAGAGCAGCCCCATGACGCTAACTGAATCAATACACATATGCTGAATCTTGCGTAAGAAAACCTAACGATATTGAGGTAATGCCAGCGCTTACTCCACTGCCGATTTGCATGAGATCTAGCAAAAGGAAAACCTTGTGGTTTTAGTTCAAGGGGAAGATGGCTCTTGCGGTTCCGACTGACTGTTCTGAACTATTCGAGACATCATCTTAGATATCTCAAAAATTGCGCTCTGTACCTGGTCATCTTCAGGATCTGACGGCCGGATCCACACAGGTGACTGTAGGCCCGACTTCTTTCCCTTCCTAGATGTTGACAAAGCTTTCTCCAGGTCTGATTGCTTCAAGGGTCTTGGACTCTAAGGCAGCAATTACAAACAAGAAAGTCAGAATTAACATGTAACAAAGACTGTCAATAGCTTAACGGCTACTATACTGCTATCCAGAGATAAATGCAGAGATTCCCAAACAAAAGCCTAACTAAAACTTGTAACAGATGTTTGTCTACAAAATCACATAAATAATCAAACAGCTATAAGTCACACAAATATTCATGCATGAGGTTGACATTAACGGGCACACCCAGACGAACAAGACCAAAGGGAAGTTAACTGACTGTAGAGAAGTACTGGCTACTCACATCTGGTCTAATCCCATCCTTCTCGCTGCTCAAAATCTCCCTGATCGGGTAGAATGCAGCCTGCTTGCACAATTCTAGGATATCTGATCCAGTAAAGCCGTCACACAAACTGGCAATGTAATCGTAATCGATGTTGGGCTCGACATTTTCACCCTTCAATACAACTTGAAGTATCTTGCTTCTTTCACTGCGAACAGGAACCCCAATTTCAAATATCTGTGTAAATCGCCTGAGAATGGCCTCGTCTAGCTCAGAAGGTCTGTTTGTAGCAGCAAGCACCATCACCCGAGCATTCTCTACAGAGCCATAATAATTCACGTAAGAGATTGATCAGTACTAACTATGGAAGTTCGACTGTAGAAAGCACACATGCATATGTAAAATAATTCATTATTTTCAGATATATAAGCCAAGCAAAATCTCATGTGGGTAACCAAACTGGGCATCAGAACAAGTTTGGCGAAAGAAGTCCAAATGACCCCCCTATGTATTGGGTTTGGGATGCTAGACCCCCCTAAGTATTAACTGGGACACATAATCCCCTTAAGTATGAGATACCAGCCAAATCACCCCCTCAGGCTGCTGATGGCTGTTTTagtggtggttttggtccacgcTCCTCCCTCTGGCACAGCGCCGCTCTGCTTGGCACAGCACCGCCGCTCCAATCTCTCCTGCCGCTGTCTCTCATCAAATAGATGCGTGTCTGCCCCATAGAGGGAGAGGCCGAGACATAGAAGACGAGAGGGGCTGCAAGCACAAGCAAGGAAACGAGCCGGAGAAGGATGACGCGCAGCCTTCTCCTCGACGTCGTGGTGGTCGTGGGGGAAGGCGAGTGAGGTGTCCGGCCGTCCGGGCTGGCGGCGCCTACCCTCATATGGTCGTCTTCGGCAGCAACTACTGCGGCCGCCGCGGGCTTCTCCGCCACCTGAAACGCCTGTAGTGCCGAAAGAACCTTCCTCTGCCGGCGCCGCCCATGGGGACCTCTGGCCGTTGTTGTCGTTGCTTCTGCGGCTtgaggtggcggtggcggcggcactGCGCCTGCACGATGGATGGCGGGTCAGCAAGAATGGCGGCTACCTCCAGTTCACGCTTGCTGAACTCCTCCTCCGCCACGACCCGGTGTGCTCACGGCCACCATGGATCTTGGCCAGAGAGAGTGCGAGCGAGGGAGATTGGTGTGCGTGTGCGATGGCGAGAGCAGGGGACAGGAGGCAGATTAGTTTGGGTTTGTTTTGGTTTAATAGCGGAAAGAAGTCACGAGTTTTGTGACGCGAGGTTCCCGGCGCCGCCGTGCGTGAGGTTCTGTGACGCGGCCAACAGGGCACTCGGCGTCGGCGCGCGCAGCCGCTCGCGGTGGAGCAGCGCGATCCTCCCCGCCTCCCGCACCACGGCGCCATCGGTGAGCGTTTACCCCTTCAGCTCGACCTCCGCGCGCACGCTGGCGAGGAAGGCAAAAGACCTGGGGCGGCTGGTGGCCGGGTGCCTTCCGGACGCCGCGCTCCAGATGCAGATACACGCCATGGTCGCTCTCACGCAGGACCTCTCCTCCGTTTCACCCTTGTTGACTCGGTTGTGATTAATCCAAGCCAAGGCCAGCTCCAAGATTCCTGATGCACATACATTTATTCCCATCCAGATTGATGCTGTTGAATCGATACATCGGTGTCCACGAGGACCAAAACCACTACTAAAACAGCCATCACCATCCTGAGGGGGTAATTTATCCGGTATCTAATACTTAGAGGGGTTATATGTACCAGTTGATACTTAGGGGGGTCTAGCGTCTCAAATCTAATACATAAGGGGGTTATGTGGACTTCTTTCCAGGTTTGGCTGATACAAAAATACATTCTTATTATCTgtttcagaaaagaaaaaaaactatCTCATGTCCACCTCCGAGATCAGACCTTATAGAAGTATAGCTAAGTCTACTTTCTATGAGTTTAGCTTCTCCTAAGTTTACAACAATCATCCTGTGTTTGATATTCTGAGATAAACAATATTTCGAACTTGCTATTGTCAAACTACTATAGCTGAAAGTTAACATCATAAATCATATACTACCTCCATTTCCATTCCAATGACAAAGGCACATGTGTATTTCAAAAATCGTCTAAGATGGTATGGGCATATTCAACGAATCAACGCAAGCCTCCGGAAGTTTCAGTGCATAGTGGATGGCTAAAGCGTGCTGATAATGTCAAGAGAGGACggggtagaccaaacttgacatgggaggagccCGTAAAGAGAGATCTGAAGGACTGGAGTATCACCAAAGAACTAGCCATGGACAGAGCCGCGTGGAAGCTTGCTATCCATGTGCCAGAACCATGAGTTGGTTACGAGGTCTTatgggtttcacctctagcctaccccaacttgtttgggaataaaggctttgttgttgttgttgtctttGACTAGGTAATATTTGATATAGAATTGGCTCCACAACTTCCATTAGAGAGTGTTTTTCAATACAAATCTAATGATATCCATTATGTACTGTATAATCATGGTATTGCAACTTACAAATACGTGGAGGGAGTATTGCAACTTATCAATTAATGTCCAGCAGCTTAAAATGCACACTCACACTATTTataggaatggagggagtattgcAACTTAGGTGGAGTTCACATAAATAATACTAACCACATTAAAAGCaacatgaagagaacatgtacagAAAAGCAGATTCTGAATCTGTCAATTCTTGCATAAAGCTGTTGGCTAGTTTTTAGTTGCAGGACATTAATTGATTCAAATTTGTCAAAAACACCACCTATGTCTAACAATAACAAACATAGTCAAGACGTATAACATAAGTAAACTGTTAACACACTCTTGTCTCCTCATTTAATTTCACAGAAGTACATTTGTGACAGAGTAAAGTTATTACTATCTAATTTTAACTTAAGATGTCCAAACTGGGCTGTAATGTCAAGGGGGGTATTATGTGTAAAATGGCATGGTTAGGAGCACTGTCAATCAAATCAAATAAAGATACACATGTCACAAGATTATGTGATAATATCTGCAGCTTTATGAATATGAAAATATCATTGGAACTAATAACCAAATCCAATAGGTAACCAAGAAAGACGAAATAGTAAACAAGTGTTTAGTCAGCATAGATGCGCTTATATGAAGTCAATTTCCACATAAACTTGACATAAAGATACTGTATTTGTTGCTAGTACATTCATCAGACTTAGTTCATCATAACAAGGAAATAAATTAGCGTATGAATTCTAGTAATACGAACCAAAAGATTTGAATGGTGTGGACGATCACAAATAGATATCGATACATGTTTTTTATGGGGTGAAATCGTGTTAAGTCCTCAGATGGACATGTACTGGATTGAGATCAAACGGACACATAAGAAGATCTACATATATTTTGTGATAATGCGAAATGAAAAAAAAATGGCGTGAGGGGTAAAGAAATGTTATTTTG
It includes:
- the LOC127312832 gene encoding uncharacterized protein, which produces MDAAVSLHHHHHGALPTAATSSLPPHHRSLHLKHPPPATISTRLAATLPPSRTPRRSSTAPPPIPTRAATTTTSARAATGYAAALADASLRAGTLPRAARHASALLRRLHAPPNGQRLEEADGRVSALVRMLVAKGKGGIVADVLAEFAAICDRLLAPLPASASGERAHSRASCCY
- the LOC127312831 gene encoding ras-related protein Rab11A-like produces the protein MEEDYVFKVVVIGDSGVGKTQLLGRFTRDEFHLDSKSTIGIEFQTRTVVIARRRVKAQIWDTAGQERYRAVTSAYYRGALGAMLVYDVTRRATFQHVARWVAELRAHADKSIVVVLVGNKADLAALPGRREVEVEEAEAFAEEQGLFFFEASALSGDNVEAAFMGLLGEIHATVSKKRLEVDDQAVRGGSDGVADVLVLKGLSLSQELSMMETSAMKTPSRCSSCS